The genome window GCGGTGTGGTGAGATCGAACCGGGTGATGTCCGCTCCCTTATCATCGGCAATCCCCTGCGAGCGAATATCGATGTTCTCAACTTTCTTCTCGTCGTACGCCAAGTTAGAGTCAGTCGAGGTCAGGTCAAATGAATATCGCAGCGGATCGCCGGGCGCATTGCGAACAAGCGGCGAGAGTAGAAAGAGGATATTGCGCGCGTCGCCGTCGATACGTCGATTAAGGTCGCCGAAATGTATCACGCTCTCACGCAAGGCAAACTTTACCGACTCGTATCGAAAATTTACGGCCGCGCCTTGCTCGTCCTCGACAAGTTTGAGGTTTGAGAAGTTTGACCGTCCGTTCTCATCAAACTTTATCCACACCTCAGCCCCTGCGATGTCGGTGGTATCGATCCTGATCTCGCGTGTCAGCCGCAGGGCAAACAGGTCGATCACGGTCATGCCGAGATGGGCCTCGCGAAGGGAAAACAGCTTCTCGCCGGTCAGCTTGTCGTTAAATACGGCTTCCCGTATATGTAATTCCAGCGGCGACGCTTTCAGATCGAATGCCTCGGCAGAAAAGGCGATGCCCATCTCCGACAGCCGGGCCGTGAACGCGTCCTTTGCATAGCTGCTCGCATAGCCCGACCGGAATAGAACGACGCCCATGAGCGCAACAAAAAGCAGCGATGCCGCTATGCCGCCCAGCGCCAATAGAGCGATTCGCAACGCCCGCCGGCTCGGTTTTGCTTCGGGTCTTTCTGGCTCGTCGCTGGCCATTGTTGAACTCACTACAAGCTGATCGTCTCAACGATCTCGAGGCCAAACGCCTCAAGCGCCGCCACGCGCGGCGGATGATTTGACAGAAGGCGCATTTGCTTTATGCCTAGGTCCTTTAGTATCTGTGCTCCAATGCCGTGATCGTGGACCTTGCCATAACCGGTTTCATGCTTGGCCTCGTCGAGGCCAATGCCGCGTTCCTGCATCAGGGCATACGTCCTGAGCTGATTCACGAGGTCGAGGTCGTTGTCACGCTGCCTCAGATAAAGCAGCACGCCGCGGCCCGCATCAGCTATAGTTTTGAGAGAGTTTTGAATGGCCCCTGCCGCCTCGCCCGCCTCCGCGCCGAACATCGCAAAGGTCACATTCTCGGTTTGGACGCGCACCAGCGTCGGCCCCGTTGTCCCCGAAACAGCACCCATCACCAACGCAATATGCGTCTCGCCGTTTATGACGTTCTCGTAAATAACTGTCCGAAACTTGCCATAATGCGTCTTTAGGTCGCTCTCGATGACTCGCCGGACGAGCGTTTCCCGTTCGACGCGATATCGAACAAGATCAGCCACCGATATGATCTTGAGCGCGTGTTTTTCGGCAAAAACCTCAAGCTCCGGCAAACGCGCCATCGTGCCGTCGTCGTTCATTATCTCGCAGATCACCGCCGCCGGCTGCAATCCCGCGGACCGGGCGATATCTACGCTTGCCTCTGTCTGACCGACGCGAACAAGCACGCCGCCACGCTTTGCCCTCAACGGAAAAATGTGCCCGGGCCGCGCAAGATCGGCCGCGCGTGAATTTGGATCGACCGCCGTCAGTATCGTCTTTGCACGGTCCGCTGCCGAGATGCCGGTTGTGACGCCCTCACGTGCCTCGATCGATGTCGTAAAGGCCGTTCCCATACTCGACGTGTTTTCGCTTACTTGCGGAAAAAGGCGCAGTTCGTCGCATCGCTCCTCGGTCATCGGCAGGCAAATGAGACCGCGGCCGTGCACGGCCATGAAATTGATGATCTCGGGCGTAACCTTCTCCGCCGCACACATGAGATCGCCCTCGTTCTCGCGGTCCTGGTCATCGACGATTATGATCATTCGCCCTTCGCGAACATCCATTACCGCGTCGTCGATCGGTGAAAACGGCATCTCTTCCGATTTTAGCGAAAACCGCGAATTTACGCGAACAAACGCCCGATTTTACGGCATTTGATCATCGGATAAAAAAATTCTTGACGTTTCGCGTATAAAACGCTTGACAACCGCTGCAATTCATGTTATGGTGTCGTTAAAGTGAGGCTCAAAAGGTGTTTTTGGCGGAATGCACCTCTGATCGTCACCTTTGCTAATAGGCATTGATCTTTGAAAACCTAAGCCCGTTCTCCTCGGGGTTCCTCAGCTCCTATCTCTCCGGCCTTTGCGTGGATTCACGGCCATGTCCACGTCAAGAACACGGAAAAAAAGGATGCAAGGAATCGCGAAGAGTTGGCGGGTCATTCCAAAATTGGCACAATAACCCCTTATGCCGCAACCGGAAACGTCGCAGTTTGTGCGGGTCGTGCTCCATGTGATGTTCTTTCTCTCAGGCATCGCGACGGTGCTGATCGGTCCCGTCCTGCCGGTTCTTGCCCGACATTTCAGATTGAGCGACCTTGATGTGAGCTACTTCTTCCCCGCGCAGTTTGCAGGTTCGATATCAGGAACGCTCCTTAGCAGTTGGACGGCACGGCGGGAGAGTTACTTGGCAGCGGCCGTCACCGGGACAGCCCTAATGGCGGTCGGTGTGGCGCTCCTGAATGTAGACAGCTATCAGGTTTGTCTTGTCGGCTTTTTTATCAACGGCCTCGGGATCGGTATGACAGCGCCGTCGATAAATATGCTGGTCCTTGAGATGAGCCAGGGACGCGCGGCATCGGCATTGAGTATCCTGAACTTTTGCTGGGGCGTCGGTGCGATCGTCTCGAAGCCGTTCGTGGACATTCTAGGGACGCACGACTCGCTTGGCTCGACGACATGGGCGCTCGCCGTTCCATTGGCAGTATCGGCGACGCGCGTTCGCTCCGGTGCTGTTCCGCTTTCTCAATGAGAACAGGATGCTGCTGCTCGGCCTGACTATCGTCCTTGGCGGAATGCTCATCGTCCTGACGGCTGCCCAGATCGCGTCCCTGAGCATGGGGGCCATCGCCGCCGGTTTTGGAACGTCTTGGATATTCCCAACCAACGTCGCACGATTCTCGCGAACATTCGGGCCTTCATCAACATCGAGGGCGACGCCCCTTTTCGTAGCCGGCACGATAGGGGCCGCCTCATCGACCTGGTTGATTGGCCTGGTTTCCGAACGCACCGGCAGCCTTCGCTCGGGCCTTTACATTCTTGCCGTCGGGATCGCTGTCCTGATAGTGCTGCAGATAATTCTTGGGACGCGCCGTGTCACAAGGACCGTTGTAGAAGCCGGCACGAAGTAAGGTATCGGCGACGGGTCAGTCTAGGTCGAGCCTCTTCAGATACTCTCGAAATTCGCTGCCGAGATCGTCACGCTTGAGGGCAAACTCGACGGTCGCGATCAGGAAGCCGAGTTTGTCGCCGGCGTCGTGCCTTATACCGTCCAGCTTTAGGGCGTAGAAAGGCCGCTCCTTGAGCAATATTCGCATTGCGTCAGTGATCTGTATCTCACCGCCTGAGCCTGGTTTGGTCTGCTCGATCGCAGCAAAGATATCAGGTGTAAAGATATATCGGCCGATGATAGCGAGATCGGACGGGGCCTCAGCAAATGGCGGTTTCTCTACCATGTCGCGGATCTTATAGACATTCGGTTCGACTTCCTCGGCATCGATAACGCCAAATCGCGAGATCGCCTCGCCCTCGACCTGCATCGTCGCGATAACAGGCGCGTCGTATTTTTCATAGACGTCGATCATCTGCTTGAGCGCAGGAACCTCGGCGTCGACGATATCATCGGCGAGCAGTGCGGCAAATGGCTCCGAGCCGGCAAAGTCCTTTGCCTGGTAGATCGCATGGCCGAGCCCCAAGGCCTGCTTCTGCCGCGTATAGCTGATGCGGGCGATCTCGGAAACGGCGTGGACCTCGCGGAGCAGATCATCCTTGCCGCGTTCCTTGAGCATCTGTTCCATCTCGAACGAGATATCAAAGTGGTCCTCGATAGCCGTCTTGTCGCGACCCGTGACGATAAGGATCGACTCGATACCGCTGGCCACAGCCTCCTCGACCGAATACTGGATCAATGGCTTATCGACCAGCGGGAGCATTTCCTTCGGGCTTGCTTTTGTTGCCGGCAGAAAGCGCGTCCCAAGCCCAGCAGCAGGGAAAACAGCCTTGCGAATTTTGTTTGTCATAGCGATGTTTGCTACATTCGACGATTGATTTTAGGTTACTTATGGCCGATAAACAAACTGGTTTCGGGCTGCACTGGGTCTAGCGGCGAATCGATTCTTGTGATAACTTTGTAATTACATTCTGTGGTGAGAGGCGAATGCTGGACCTGAACTTTGTAAGAGAAAATCTTGACGCCGTCCGTACGGCCATGGCAAACCGCAACTTCCCGTCGGGCGAGTTGGACAAATTCGTCGATCTCGACGCCGAACGCCGCCGAGTTAACGGCGAGGCTGATGCGGTCAATCAACAGCGAAACGCGGCAAGCAAGCAGATCGGAGCCCTGATGCAGGCCGGCAATCGTGAGGAGGCCGAGGCCAAGAAAGGTGAGATTGCAGGCCTCAGGGAGAAGCAGGCTGAGTTGGAACGGCTTCGCGACGAGGCCGATGCGGGGATGCACGATCTTTTAGCCGGGCTTCCCAACATTCCGGCCGCCGATGTGCCCGTTGGTCCGGACGAAGCGGCTAACGAAGAAGTTCGCCGTTGGGGCACGCCGCGTGAATTTGATTTTGAGGTCAAGGATCACGTCGATCTGGGCGCGGCCCTCGGCATTCTTGATCTTGAACGCGCCGCAAAGATTGCCGGTGCGCGGTTCGCGATACTTAATGGTGCAGGTGCTCGGATGGAACGGGCTTTGGTCAACTTCATGCTCGACGTCCAGACACGCGAGCACGGCTATACCGAAACAGCGCCACCTTTTCTCGTCAATCGCGAAGCGCTGTTTGGCACTAACCAGTTACCGAAATTCGAGGAAGACCTGTTTCATATCAAGGACGAACGCGGCTTTGCCCTGATACCGACGGCCGAGGTTCCGGTGACCAACTATCACGCCGGCGAGATCCTCGATGAGGCCGACCTGCCGATGTATTACACGGCCTACACGCCGTGCTTTCGCAGCGAGGCCGGTAGCTACGGCCGCGATACGCGCGGTCTGATCAGGCAGCATCAGTTCGAAAAGGTCGAGCTTGTGAAGCTGTGCAAACCTGAAGATTCAGAGGCCGAGCACGAGAAATTGACCGCCGATGCCGAGCGTATTTTGCAGTTATTGGAACTGCCCTATCGCACGGTCGTGCTCTCGACCGGTGACATGGGCTTCGGAGCTCGAAAGACTTACGATATAGAGGTATGGCTCCCTTCGCAGAGTACTTATCGCGAGATATCAAGGTCGCTCGAATTGCGGCGACTTTCAGGCCCGACGGATGAATACACGCTTTCGCCGCGCAGGCGGCAGCAAGCCGGAATTCGTCCACACATTGAATGGCAGCGGCCTCGCCGTCGGGCGAACGTGGATAGCCGTCGTCGAGAACTATCAGCAAGCGGACGGCTCGATCACGGTCCCCTCGGCTCTGCGGCCCTTTATGAGTGGTATTGACAGGATCGGTTGACCGCCGGAACGGGTGTAATTACGATGTAATTATGAAATGCCAGATCATTCAGATCGGTAACTCGCAGGGCATTCGCATTCCAAAGATATTGCTCGAAGAAAGCGGCATTTCGGGTGAGGTTGACCTGGAACTACATTCCGAGGGCATCCTGATCCGCAATATCCAGCGGCCCCGCGCCGGCTGGGACGACGCGTTTAAAGCCATGGCCGAGAACGACGATACTGAGATGCTCGACGGCGTAGGCCGGTCGGCATTTGATAAGAAGGAATGGCAATGGTAAAGCGGTTTGATGTTTATCTCGTCAATCTTGACGACGAACCGTCAAAGGACGCGAAGAACACGCGGCCGGCAGTTATCATCTCGCCTGACGAGATGAACCGTCACCTTGGCTCTGTGGTGATCGCCCCGATCTCAGCTGCGACGGAAAAGTATCCTACACGGATACCGGTTGAATTGCTCAGCAGTGAACGCTCGATCGTCCTCGATCAGATCCGCACGATCGACAAGCAGCGTCTCGTCAAACACATTGGTGAGATCGAGAAAGCGCCTCGTCAAGCTGTTTTGGAGCGATTACAAGAGATGTTCGCGGAGTGATAATGGCCGTCAACCTGCGTGCTTTGCATCGGCAGCGGTTTTGGCCTGGTTCCAGAGTTGGTCCATCTCTTCGAGACTTGCGTCTTCCAAGGTCCGGTTCTGACGCTTGATCTCTTGCTCGACAAATTTGAATCGGGAGCGAAATTTACGATTCGTCCGTTTTAATGCCGTCTCCGGTTCGATGTCGAGATGGCGGGCTAGATTGACGATCACGAATAGCAGGTCGCCGATCTCTTCGGCAGCAGCCTCTTTGTCGCCGCTGTCGATGGCCTTTCGAAGCTCGCCGGTCTCTTCATCGAGTTTTGCAAAGATCGGCTCATTGTCGGGCCAGTCAAAACCGACCTTCGCGGCCTTCTTGGTGAGTTTCAGCCCTTCGAGCAGGCCGGGAAAATGGACGGGCACGGCGTCGAGGATCGATTCCTTTGGCTTCTCGGCCTTCCCTGACGCCACACGCTCATCGGCCTTGAGTTGGTCCCAATTGTCGAGTACGTCCTGGGCCCGTGCGAGTTGCTTGTCGCCAAAAACGTGCGGATGTCGCAGTATGAGCTTTTGCGTAACGCCCGCGCAGACCTGGTCAATATTGAAGTCGCCGCGTTCGGCCCCGATCGTCGAGTGAAAAATGACTTGAAGCAGCAGGTCGCCGAGCTCCTCTTTGAGGTTCGTAGTGTCGCCGGTCGCATCTGCTTCCTGAATGGCATCAAAAGTCTCGTAAGCTTCTTCGAGAAGATACTGGGCCAGCGATGCGTAAGTCTGCTCATGGTCCCACGGACAGCCGCCGGGGGCACGGAGCTTGGCCATTACGGCGACGAGTTCATCGAATGGTTCTGACATACGCGATAGTCTAGCAAGTCTGGAAAGTCGTTTCAGCAAGGTGATAATATTTGGTTACCGTTATGACGATGATAGGTAAAGAGGAGAATCAGGAAGAGGTCAGTTTTAAGGTCGCTGACCGTCGCAAGTTCAACCCGGACGGCTCGTTGAAGGAGGGTGTCACGTTTGATGAGCCTGAGAGGGCAACGACAGAGCTTGAGCAACCTGAGCCTGTTCAGCAGGTTCAACAAGATGTCGAAACAGAACATGCGGCTGAAGCCCCGCCCGATGAACATGCTGATGGCGACATTCCCGGGGCCGCCGACCCGGCGAGCTTTGTGAATTTTCTATCCACGCTCGCAACCAACGCCGCAGCGGCTCTCGGGGCCGTCCCGCATCCGGCGACAGGCAAGCGTTCGCTGGATCTGGAAACCGGAAAGTACTGGCTCGACGTGCTGGGAATGATCAAGGAAAAGACCACGAATAATCTGCATCCAAAAGAGCAACATCTACTCGACGGCCTACTCGGCGACCTGCGTATGCAATATGTGCATATCGTCAAAGCAACCGAAGAAAAGCTGAAAACCCAGGCCGCGGCAAAATTCTCTGGCGACGAGCTGTTAGGGAAGAAACAGTGAAACTTACCTTTCTCGGGACAGGCACATCGACCGGCGTCCCCTCGATCGGGTGCGATTGTGAAACGTGCCTGTCAGACGATCCAAGAGACAAGCGACTGCGGGTTTCTGTCCTTATCGAGCACCGTGACAAGAAGGTACTGGTCGATACGTCGAGGCGATTTTCGTCAGCAGGCGTTGCGTGTCGGCATCAACCACCTCGATGCCGTGCTGATCACGCATTGCCATGTCGATCACGTCTTCGGGCTCGACGACATCAGGCCGCTAAACTTCAGGCACGGGCCGATGCCGGTTTTTGCGAACGAACCGGCGTGGATCGACCTGCGGCGGATATTCCAATACATCTTCGATCCGACCCATTTTGGCGGCGGCTTGCCAAAGCTAATTCCACACACGGTCCACCACAACGCGCCGTTTATGATCAGCGAGGACCTCACCGTAACGCCGCTTGAGGTCATTCACGGCAAACTGCCGGTGATCGCTTATCGGTTTAACGACTTTGCCTATGCAACCGACTTGAAGATCATACCGACCAGCTCAATGGACGGCCTTCGTGACCTCGAAGTGCTTGTCTTGGACTGCGTCCGGATAAAGCCGCACAGTACGCACCTATGTCTCGAAGAAGCCTTGGCAATAATCGAAGACCTCCGGCCTCATCGTGCCTTTCTCACACATCTGAACCACGATATCCTCCACGAGCGCGATTCGAGTCTGCTTCCCGACAACGTCACGCTGGCGCATGACGAACTCGTGATCGAATCCTGGAACAAAAGAACATTGGGATATGATCCTCTTGAGCACTCAAAATAATGAACGGACAGATCACTGGGTTTATTAAACACCATTATCGCCATTTTAATGCCGCCGCTCTGATCGACGCGGCGGAAGGTTATGTGCAGCATCTCGGCGACGGCGGGAAGATGATGATCACTCTGGCCGGGGCGATGTCGACTGCGGAACTTGGACTGTCGTTGGCCGAGATGATCCGGCAGGACAAGGTTCAGATCATCTCCTGCACAGGTGCGAATCTCGAAGAAGACCTT of Chloracidobacterium sp. contains these proteins:
- a CDS encoding DUF1844 domain-containing protein, with product MTMIGKEENQEEVSFKVADRRKFNPDGSLKEGVTFDEPERATTELEQPEPVQQVQQDVETEHAAEAPPDEHADGDIPGAADPASFVNFLSTLATNAAAALGAVPHPATGKRSLDLETGKYWLDVLGMIKEKTTNNLHPKEQHLLDGLLGDLRMQYVHIVKATEEKLKTQAAAKFSGDELLGKKQ
- a CDS encoding MBL fold metallo-hydrolase, with translation MTRRYWSIRRGDFRQQALRVGINHLDAVLITHCHVDHVFGLDDIRPLNFRHGPMPVFANEPAWIDLRRIFQYIFDPTHFGGGLPKLIPHTVHHNAPFMISEDLTVTPLEVIHGKLPVIAYRFNDFAYATDLKIIPTSSMDGLRDLEVLVLDCVRIKPHSTHLCLEEALAIIEDLRPHRAFLTHLNHDILHERDSSLLPDNVTLAHDELVIESWNKRTLGYDPLEHSK
- the ribB gene encoding 3,4-dihydroxy-2-butanone-4-phosphate synthase, producing the protein MPFSPIDDAVMDVREGRMIIIVDDQDRENEGDLMCAAEKVTPEIINFMAVHGRGLICLPMTEERCDELRLFPQVSENTSSMGTAFTTSIEAREGVTTGISAADRAKTILTAVDPNSRAADLARPGHIFPLRAKRGGVLVRVGQTEASVDIARSAGLQPAAVICEIMNDDGTMARLPELEVFAEKHALKIISVADLVRYRVERETLVRRVIESDLKTHYGKFRTVIYENVINGETHIALVMGAVSGTTGPTLVRVQTENVTFAMFGAEAGEAAGAIQNSLKTIADAGRGVLLYLRQRDNDLDLVNQLRTYALMQERGIGLDEAKHETGYGKVHDHGIGAQILKDLGIKQMRLLSNHPPRVAALEAFGLEIVETISL
- a CDS encoding MFS transporter — its product is MPQPETSQFVRVVLHVMFFLSGIATVLIGPVLPVLARHFRLSDLDVSYFFPAQFAGSISGTLLSSWTARRESYLAAAVTGTALMAVGVALLNVDSYQVCLVGFFINGLGIGMTAPSINMLVLEMSQGRAASALSILNFCWGVGAIVSKPFVDILGTHDSLGSTTWALAVPLAVSATRVRSGAVPLSQ
- a CDS encoding type II toxin-antitoxin system PemK/MazF family toxin: MAMVKRFDVYLVNLDDEPSKDAKNTRPAVIISPDEMNRHLGSVVIAPISAATEKYPTRIPVELLSSERSIVLDQIRTIDKQRLVKHIGEIEKAPRQAVLERLQEMFAE
- a CDS encoding AbrB/MazE/SpoVT family DNA-binding domain-containing protein, producing the protein MKCQIIQIGNSQGIRIPKILLEESGISGEVDLELHSEGILIRNIQRPRAGWDDAFKAMAENDDTEMLDGVGRSAFDKKEWQW
- the galU gene encoding UTP--glucose-1-phosphate uridylyltransferase GalU; amino-acid sequence: MTNKIRKAVFPAAGLGTRFLPATKASPKEMLPLVDKPLIQYSVEEAVASGIESILIVTGRDKTAIEDHFDISFEMEQMLKERGKDDLLREVHAVSEIARISYTRQKQALGLGHAIYQAKDFAGSEPFAALLADDIVDAEVPALKQMIDVYEKYDAPVIATMQVEGEAISRFGVIDAEEVEPNVYKIRDMVEKPPFAEAPSDLAIIGRYIFTPDIFAAIEQTKPGSGGEIQITDAMRILLKERPFYALKLDGIRHDAGDKLGFLIATVEFALKRDDLGSEFREYLKRLDLD
- the mazG gene encoding nucleoside triphosphate pyrophosphohydrolase, translated to MSEPFDELVAVMAKLRAPGGCPWDHEQTYASLAQYLLEEAYETFDAIQEADATGDTTNLKEELGDLLLQVIFHSTIGAERGDFNIDQVCAGVTQKLILRHPHVFGDKQLARAQDVLDNWDQLKADERVASGKAEKPKESILDAVPVHFPGLLEGLKLTKKAAKVGFDWPDNEPIFAKLDEETGELRKAIDSGDKEAAAEEIGDLLFVIVNLARHLDIEPETALKRTNRKFRSRFKFVEQEIKRQNRTLEDASLEEMDQLWNQAKTAADAKHAG